In Bacillota bacterium, a single genomic region encodes these proteins:
- a CDS encoding DEAD/DEAH box helicase produces the protein MIILHLSCFAGNCFLWGEAAVESLPKRRGRPPKKPKLLPSPFDVSRAKLELALAAAGIEIGDKKETTMTAWLPSGVNGPVGSSLLLGQLPPEGQELEIRPWKVTALRLLPAEVISLLTACAERRNLVPKVVLGSDILFWAQALRFTGSLAARGRFLPGVKQESNGYVAVWEPVLSGDDMESLVALAQRMPAACYCLTLPDVPPDTQALAVVLSFSALLIDALARQEAMLLPGQAGKRRGRAASQTSVHQRWLAALKAPSGSLPGDPAELVKLTYQIKEWRRLVYTLAAAPYRFCFRLEEPDPVESRTDDETWVVRYLLQAKADPSLLIPVPDAWKGRVKPKITGENLAARREFILTALGQAACFSPQIEESIKSGIPAGCSLDSNAAFEFLCNQAPWLKQAGFAVMLPSWWTSQGSRARLSVTGRAVSSPFSAGGGLGLDDVVSFDWQVALGDEVLTAEELEALARLKSPLVKLRGQWVEVDAGEIKAALNFWQKKASQQLTARDVVRLSLGVATQPQSLPLQNVTASGWLASVLKQLHGKELGPELPSPPGLQGQLRPYQLRGYTWLNFLSEIGFGACLADDMGLGKTIQCLALLQHRYEQGGCGPALLICPTSVIANWEKEAARFTPELPLLVHHGPARKKGNAFKKAAAKQALVISSYALLGREGDLFRKVQWDGVILDEAQNIKNPLTQQAQAARSLPAVYRIALTGTPVENNVGDLWSVMEFLNPGLLGNQAQFKRSFLVPIHVQRNQEATATLKRMTGPFILRRLKTDRSIIKDLPDKIESKVFCSLTQEQASLYAAVIEDIEAALDTSDGIQRQGLILAALSKFKQVCNHPAQFLKDNSKLAGRSGKLIRLTEMAEEILATGERALIFTQFAEMGRLLHRYLMETFGYPALFLHGGVAKKERDQMINLFQSPDGPPFFILTIKAGGTGLNLTRANHVFHFDRWWNPAVENQATDRVYRIGQQKNVQVYKFVCRGTIEERIDEIIERKLELAENIVGSGESWLTKLTSAEFKQLMALREEAIGDW, from the coding sequence ATGATTATCCTGCACTTGAGTTGCTTTGCTGGAAATTGCTTTTTGTGGGGGGAGGCAGCGGTGGAATCTCTTCCCAAGCGGCGCGGACGTCCCCCCAAAAAACCTAAGCTGCTGCCGTCGCCGTTTGATGTTTCCAGGGCGAAACTGGAACTAGCTTTGGCGGCAGCTGGAATAGAAATAGGAGATAAGAAAGAGACGACTATGACGGCCTGGCTCCCTTCTGGGGTCAATGGACCGGTGGGGTCGAGCTTGCTGCTGGGCCAACTGCCTCCGGAGGGCCAGGAGCTTGAGATCCGACCGTGGAAAGTGACGGCTCTGCGCTTGCTACCGGCTGAAGTGATTTCTTTGCTTACGGCTTGCGCCGAACGCCGGAACCTGGTGCCAAAAGTGGTGCTTGGGTCCGATATCTTGTTTTGGGCGCAGGCCTTGCGCTTTACGGGTTCCCTGGCGGCCCGGGGCCGCTTTTTGCCCGGGGTAAAGCAGGAGTCAAATGGCTATGTTGCCGTCTGGGAGCCGGTGCTGTCGGGCGATGATATGGAAAGCCTGGTTGCCTTGGCGCAGAGGATGCCGGCAGCCTGCTACTGCTTAACTTTGCCTGATGTGCCTCCTGACACTCAGGCCCTAGCTGTGGTGCTCAGCTTCTCGGCCCTGCTGATCGATGCTCTAGCTCGCCAGGAAGCTATGTTGCTGCCGGGCCAAGCAGGAAAAAGGCGTGGCCGGGCAGCCAGCCAAACCAGTGTTCACCAGCGGTGGCTGGCAGCACTGAAGGCACCGTCGGGATCTCTTCCTGGAGACCCAGCCGAGCTAGTTAAACTTACTTATCAGATTAAGGAATGGCGCCGCCTGGTCTATACTCTGGCCGCGGCACCTTATCGCTTTTGTTTTCGGCTGGAGGAGCCGGACCCAGTGGAATCCAGGACTGACGATGAAACCTGGGTGGTGCGCTATCTCCTGCAAGCTAAGGCAGACCCCAGTCTTTTGATTCCTGTTCCGGATGCTTGGAAGGGTAGGGTAAAGCCAAAGATCACAGGCGAAAACTTGGCCGCACGGCGGGAGTTCATCCTCACCGCCCTGGGCCAGGCGGCCTGTTTTTCGCCCCAAATAGAAGAAAGCATCAAATCGGGTATCCCAGCGGGGTGTAGCCTGGATAGCAACGCTGCCTTTGAATTCCTTTGTAATCAAGCCCCTTGGCTCAAGCAGGCCGGCTTTGCGGTGATGCTTCCTTCCTGGTGGACGAGCCAAGGCAGTAGGGCCCGGCTATCGGTTACCGGCCGAGCCGTTTCCTCTCCCTTTTCAGCCGGTGGTGGTTTGGGTTTGGACGACGTGGTTTCTTTTGATTGGCAGGTGGCGCTGGGGGATGAGGTGCTGACAGCAGAGGAACTGGAGGCCTTGGCGCGGCTTAAGTCCCCCTTGGTAAAACTGCGGGGGCAATGGGTGGAGGTGGACGCTGGGGAGATCAAGGCAGCACTCAATTTCTGGCAGAAGAAAGCGTCCCAGCAGCTAACGGCGCGGGACGTAGTGCGGCTTTCCTTAGGGGTAGCAACCCAACCGCAGAGTCTTCCTCTGCAAAATGTTACTGCTTCCGGCTGGTTAGCAAGTGTACTGAAGCAGCTTCACGGAAAGGAACTGGGCCCAGAGCTACCCTCGCCGCCGGGATTACAGGGACAGTTGCGCCCGTACCAGTTGCGGGGTTATACCTGGCTCAACTTTCTCAGTGAAATAGGGTTCGGTGCCTGTCTGGCTGATGATATGGGCCTGGGAAAAACCATTCAGTGCTTAGCTTTGCTCCAGCACCGCTACGAGCAGGGCGGCTGCGGTCCGGCGCTGTTGATCTGCCCCACATCGGTTATTGCCAACTGGGAAAAGGAGGCGGCCCGTTTTACCCCGGAGCTGCCTTTGCTGGTGCATCACGGCCCTGCCCGCAAGAAAGGCAACGCCTTCAAGAAAGCCGCCGCAAAGCAGGCGCTGGTTATCTCCAGTTACGCCTTGCTGGGTCGGGAAGGGGATTTGTTTCGGAAGGTGCAGTGGGACGGTGTTATCCTTGACGAAGCACAAAATATCAAGAATCCGCTGACCCAGCAGGCTCAGGCTGCCCGGTCACTGCCAGCAGTCTACCGCATCGCCCTGACAGGGACACCGGTGGAGAACAATGTGGGGGATCTGTGGTCGGTGATGGAGTTTCTAAACCCCGGGCTCTTGGGCAATCAGGCGCAATTCAAGCGCTCTTTCCTCGTTCCCATTCATGTGCAGCGCAACCAAGAGGCGACTGCCACCTTAAAGCGCATGACCGGGCCCTTTATCCTAAGGCGTCTGAAAACAGACCGAAGTATTATAAAAGATCTGCCCGACAAGATAGAGAGCAAAGTCTTTTGTTCTCTGACCCAGGAGCAGGCTTCTCTTTATGCGGCCGTGATCGAGGACATTGAAGCGGCCTTAGATACCAGCGACGGGATCCAAAGGCAGGGGTTGATTCTGGCTGCCCTGTCCAAGTTCAAACAGGTGTGCAATCACCCAGCCCAGTTTTTAAAGGATAACTCTAAGCTGGCTGGGCGATCGGGAAAGCTAATCCGCCTTACCGAAATGGCGGAAGAAATACTGGCTACAGGGGAACGGGCGCTAATCTTTACTCAGTTTGCAGAAATGGGGAGATTGCTGCACCGATATCTGATGGAAACCTTCGGTTATCCAGCCCTGTTTCTACATGGTGGTGTGGCCAAAAAAGAACGCGACCAGATGATAAATCTGTTTCAGAGCCCGGACGGTCCTCCCTTTTTCATTTTGACCATCAAGGCCGGGGGCACTGGACTAAACTTGACCCGGGCCAACCATGTGTTTCACTTTGATCGGTGGTGGAATCCGGCAGTGGAAAACCAAGCTACCGACCGTGTTTACCGAATTGGCCAGCAGAAAAATGTGCAGGTTTACAAGTTTGTCTGCCGGGGGACCATTGAAGAGAGGATCGATGAAATAATCGAACGCAAGCTTGAACTGGCAGAGAATATTGTCGGGAGCGGGGAATCATGGTTAACCAAGCTTACCAGTGCCGAGTTCAAACAGCTGATGGCTCTTCGGGAAGAGGCCATTGGTGATTGGTAG